A stretch of the Porites lutea chromosome 12, jaPorLute2.1, whole genome shotgun sequence genome encodes the following:
- the LOC140953741 gene encoding C-type lectin domain family 4 member E-like codes for MEMIRCFKHYKKDLDLDKYHGWEGLQKKSCAFKARGDICFKDSCYTFAPRGNTWPENRKTCQDKGGDLVAMEEEEEWQFVNTEIQKRTIPKPMEYHIGLLKEEGVWKWVNGRPLTINKSQKIEPDYRQSSGDGDVAVMSKDYPEFTQGLFSDLAKDRKRPFICEIPKGDYCTIKADVAVLVQDSSLISDTTIQNIQSTVKSLFSTLEAKDPKRHSHVHG; via the exons ATGGAGATGATTCGATGTTTTAAACACTATAAGAAAGACCTCGACTTGGATAAGTACCACGGATGGGAAGGACTTCAAAAGAAATCATGTGCTTTCaaag CACGCGGAGACATATGCTTTAAAGATTCTTGCTACACATTTGCGCCAAGGGGAAATACATGGCCAGAGAACAGAAAAACCTGTCAAGACAAAGGGGGCGACTTGGTCGCtatggaagaagaagaagagtgGCAGTTCGTTAATACAGAAATTCAGAAACGCACCATTCCGAAACCCATGGAATATCACATTGGTTTGTTAAAAGAGGAAGGAGTTTGGAAGTGGGTCAATGGACGACCACTGACAATTAACAAGTCGCAAAAAATAGAGCCAGATTATCGGCAGTCGTCTGGTGATGGAGATGTGGCGGTAATGTCGAAGGATTACCCTGAATTCACGCAAGGATTGTTTAGTGACCTCGCAAAAGATAGAAAGAGACCATTTATATGTGAAATACCAAAAG GAGATTATTGCACAATCAAGGCGGATGTGGCGGTGTTGGTTCAAGACAGTTCGCTTATTTCCGATACGACCATTCAAAACATACAATCCACggtaaaaagtttattttccacCCTGGAAGCTAAGGATCCAA AAAGACACAGTCATGTCCATggataa